Genomic window (Takifugu rubripes chromosome 1, fTakRub1.2, whole genome shotgun sequence):
GTGGCTGCGCCTCATTTAATTGCTAGTCAGAAAATATCAGCGGTTTGAGGCCAAAGTTCGGGTATAATCAGCATTAacaggcagaaaaagatgtgTTTCTCCTCAGTGCTGTGGTTCAGTCTAACAAAACCTTTTTAAGTAGCCAAGCAAAAACTGGAGGTTATGAAAGGACCCTACCAGCGTCGATGGTCTGCAGTtaaaggggggaggaaaaaggtgTTGCCGCGCGCCCTTTTAGACCCCGCAGAAACCATTTTGGAAGGTGCcaggcaagaaatggggcagtATTTTTGTTTGAGGCTCTAACACGATGGTCAAACATCACACAGACTGTTCGTGTCACAGCCTTCCAATCAAAGACGGCACAAAATTCTCACAGAGCAATGTGACAGCTTCTAGGATTAGCTTTTAGGAGGCCACAGCAGCATAGCTGCACGGCACTGTTGAaggatcctgatcctgatcaaTAACAGCATTAACCTAGGAGCCTATGCTAGCCTAACCCTCAGAAATAGTCGTGTTGCTACCATAGCGCCAATAATTAGCGACATCACGCTATGTTCTTATCTTGCTAGCATAGCCACTTTAGCTTTAAAAGCCCATCAAACTGTAATTGGATTAAAAAGGGCTTGAAAAAGACTAAATTCTCAGGTTCAGGTTGCTCATTCTGAATGGTCCATTTATATAAACGAGGACTGTGGACTTATAGAACAAAAGTTGTCCATTTTTACAGACGCTGACGCGTTCGTATTGATCACCCACTGTCATTTGTGCTATGACCTTTTTGACCAGCGACATTCCTGTAGCCAACGCCATTACTCACGAGTGACATCGTCAATGCCAAACTGAACACTTTTCTTGTCTAAGCGGACAAACTCTCACATCTGCAGGGGGTCCACTTGACCTTATCGGATGACCTCCGCCTCAGTGACGGTTGTGAATGGGCCGGCCGCACAAAGCAAGCCCGGGATTCCTGAGTGACACGTTAAAGGCCCGTTCGTTTGATGCTTAAATACATGGAATTTGCCATCGTGTATCGTTTGTGTTTTATTCGGTGGGTTCCCCCCCTCCGTCTTCGCCCTCCATCGATGcgcttttttcatttttccaccttCGCAGCCACGCCGAGCAGAGAGCGCTTCCCTTCCTTTCCCGAACGTTCCCTCTCCGTCTCGTTTGCCAGAGCATCGCTCAAGTCTGGATCCAGCTGTCATGTCACAGCAGCGCCTCGCTCGCACACAACGTGCTTGTCGGACTTCTGCTTGCAGCGTTTGTTCCAGAGTGACTCACCCAAACTGCTTCCAACTGGACGGACGCTGCTTTGACAGTTTGATTAAAACTAATTCCACCTCCCGTAGATGCAGCCGCTAAAGCAGCGGTTAAACTGTCAACGCTGTCCAGCTAAAATACAAATTGAATGAAATCAAAAATGAGCTTTATTTCTTAATTGGCAGCTGCTGAACACATTTTTCAGGGCTCCTGCCACCTGCAGGTTAGTCATTTCCTCCCGTTAGAGCATTTATTTCCACACACAGTTTAAGTTCAGTAGAACTTTCACTCGTTATTGCAGGATTCTGGATTGGAAAACCTTCTCAACGCCGTTAAATGTCATGCTGCCGTATACAGCGCGTAAATGCCACTAGGTGGTTTATTATGTTTCTGCAACTTTAAGAAGCTACGCAGAGGCGCGGGCTGTTGTCGGTGAGCCTGTTGGGCTCTGACCtacatgctaacattagcagaaCAAAATGTTCAGAATGTCAAACTAATGTGCTGATGATGTTTGGCGATTTTGGACGATCACAAGTTAATTCCACCACACTAGATTTAAAGACAGTGGGATACTGTAACTGCGCAGTTTCCATGTTCTCCACACGTCCGTGGGGAGTTTAGCTTCTTCCCTGAGGTCATAGACCTGcctttggggggtggggggtgagttgagttgagttcaACTCAACTCAGTGTTAGAATATTCCTTCCTTTGGCTATATTATCTCTTTTTTAACAATTAATTTTACCCTCGATCAGGTCTTtagccgaccatcagcaggagggtcctggtcctgctcaaggtttcttcctgtttttcttgccactgttgcctgtttgggtcaggccctgggattctggaaagtgccagAGACGGCATTGATTGCATAAAAGCTGAATTTAATCAACATATGTGAAATCAGCATGTAAATATAAACCCTCTTTATAGAACTGAATCGTTAGTCAATGAAAAGCGCCCAAACTCTGTTTTCTTACTGCGATAATTCGACTCTCTTCTCCGTCTGCCTGCTTTTTAACCCGTCACCAGTTTTGATGCTGACTACGAGCATCTTTTCTTGGGGGGGGTTGTGAGTCATCTAAATTGCTGCTATTCACCGCCTGCATGCAGCTTGATGCAGAGGACCGTCCAAAGGCAGCAGCCGCTAACACGCACGCAGCAGAAAACTATAAAAAGAGAAAGACTTTGTTCGGACAAACAAACGGGCCCACTGTGCCGGCATCCCATGGAGCAAAAAGAGACGTGGCAAAGTGAAAGACAATGATGGAGAGAATTAATTCAACAGGCGAACGTGTGTAACGGCCGTTATTCATCGAACGTGTCACTGGCCGATGTTACGCTGAGCTCCGACTGGTGCGtctgtggtgcgttcagggtcgTAGCAGTCTCCTTTTGGGCAGAAAACATGCAACTGTTATGCTCCGACCCTCTCACTGTGCACGCTCAGTATTAACGTTGTTGCACAGTTATGTTTTAAGATAACCCGCACTTCCAGCAGTTGAAGGATGTTTCATTATTTTAGATTCATCCAGTAATGATCCGCAGCCTCTAAAGGAAGCATCACACCGCCATGATCCAAGCGTGCCAAGAAATGCTAATTCCCCCCTCTCTGACGAAAACAGCGGGTTATCTGTACAGATGATACTTTTGCAAGTGCAGCTCAGTCAAGACGTACGACAAGAGCGAAGCCGTTTATGTGGACCTTTCGTCTTCTGTATAAAGCATATTTCCTGTTTCAGCGTTTCAGTATTGCGCCATTTTCAGGTTGACTGTTGACACTGATAGCAAGCTAGCAGCTTAGCAACCATGCGGGAGACTGACACAAGAATAGACGTTGTTGCTGACTGAACGGGGTAAAAATAAACCGCCATCAGCCAGTAGATTGACTTTCATTATCCAGGTGTTAGTCCAGGTTCTAAcactttttaaaagcaaatgtgtttaaatgcaCTTGAAAGGTCCAGATTTAGTCGAGTATCATGTCCCCCTACTGACGGAAGGATCCAAAACCGTCTGTGCCAGGAGACGCTGGCATCTGTAGAGATGCCATTTGAACATTTCTACTTGATTCCATCTCAACAGCCAAAACACACGACCCGATTTACAGACCTGATCAGAGCACAGCCGATGCCCAGGTATAAGTCTAAAGGTCGTTCCTTCTGAGAGCATAGCGAGGCAACACTCCTGTTGCCTGTTTCCAACTCGCCTGGTGTGATGAAGCACATCACTTTGTGTGATAAGACATCAGTTACAGAAGTCCTCATGCTTGCTCCTCCACAGTGGCAGGGGGAGACGCAGGAGTTCTGTCCCGGCGCCAAAGTGGTGCTGGTGGGCTGCAAGTTGGACATGAGGACGGACCTCAGCGTGATGAGGGAGCTGGCCAAGCACAGGCTGATCCCAGTGACCCacgagcaggtgaggagcacgAACCCTGAGCAGGCCTCTGCATAAAGGCACAACAATGCCTCCGCACGTTCGTTTGATTTGTTTAATGAATCTGGAGCAACGAGCACACCCTGTTACCATCTCGGATCATTTTCCACTCCAGCGGTTTCCGCCTGACTTACGTGCTCGGCAACACCGTGCCGGGCAAGCGACGCCCGTGCACGCTGACAAATGAAAACTCGCACTCAGGGGTGACATTTGCTACACTTCATAACTtcaaagatggaaaacacaaggaAGACAAAGGACTCCGGGCGAAGCACAAATGGAGTCAAATGGCAGAATGTGCGATAACACAGTTGCCTTTTCATCAGACTTGGAGCGATGAACGGTGACACGCCGGAAGAAACAGCACATTTTCATGTAAATTTGGACTTAAGCTAGTTCTAGTTTATTCACTGAATATAATCAGTgggaataaacacatttttcactgcAGGGGGTTACATTTTTGCATTAAAGAGCCCCTAAAGGAATATTACTCTGACTGAAAAGACTGTAGTTGGACTTGATGTAAAGATAATGATGAAAAACGGACCACGGACACTATTCCTGCCTTGTGATCACCTGACAAGAAGCTcaggaagaaaaagaataaagaagaaCTACAAGAAATGCTCAAAACTTAAACATCGTGGAGCTATTAATGCAAAACAAAAATTCCCTGCTAGCATATCCACTGGAAAAACCTTTAATATCTATCAAAAATAGGGATGATAGCTCCCACCCTGCTGCTACATTCTCTCTGAGTATTGAAAAGTGTGAACCCTGACAGCTTGACACCGACGCTGTCACGCTGAATAATGCACCGTCGCAAAATAAGTAGTGGAATCAAACATCTGACAAAACTCAAGAAATGACGGGAGAAGTTCATGCGGTCTCTCAAGGACGACTGATGAAATTGGTAGAAACGGCAGGCTGTTATAGacattacacacacatactgtcAGTTTTCGAAGAGCTGGAAAGCAAAATAAGTGGCTGACAGCTTCTCCTGGGAATATTCCAGTCAAGAACGCAGGTCTTTAATATTCCTGTGCATTAGCTTCCTCCATACACCAACATGCTAATGTAGCTCTGATGGCTAATGTGTTGGGAGCCGTTTTAGTGCACGATCAGCACGCTGATACTCGCGCCGTCCAAGAAAGTCGGAACGTGTCGCATTCCAGTCAGATATTTAGGATTTCCTTGTCGCGAATACAAATGTGATGTGGTGTAGATGCTAATCTTTGACTGCCACCGCCAAGCATATGGCGCCACCCTCAGAAAGCATATGGTTCCCGTCACACACGGCAGCTCTGAGCTTTAGCTCTCTGGATGACAGCTGATGCGGAAGGCTGTCGGGCGTTTAAAGCTGCACGCTCGAGTTTGCACAGGCGGTCAAACCCAGACCGTTTTCCCGCCTTTATTTTTAGCGTTGAAGttagtttttctttctcttgcaGAGTTGCTGCGCTAATGAAATGTGGCTAAAATAACCGCcgtttgtgtttttcagggtACTAATTTGGCAAGGCAGATCGGCGCCGTGGCCTACGCCGAGTGCACGTCCAGGTATTCGGAAAACAGTGTGCGGGACGTCTTCCACGTCACCACCCTGGCGTCCTTGTCCCGCATTCCACACCGGCCTCCGCTCAAACGCGCTGGTTCACGCCGAGGCCTTAAGCGGGTTTCTCAGCAGCCTCCCCGGACTGAGATCCACGAGCACCCACCCACCGTCAGGAAGGACCGGGCCAAAAGCTGCGTGCTCATGTAGGACCAGCGCGCAGATGAGCCACACTGCACATGAACTTATTTAATTGTCAAATTCttgtcagttttttttttttttgcactgaaAAAAAGGACAATATAAATATTGgtagagcttttttttttggccagaGTTTCAAACTTCTGAAGTCTCCTTTAGGGAGACGCATAAATGGTAACAATGGagatcagaggaggaaaattATAATTGGAAATTCTACTCAGCAGAAAGCAGCGTGCTCGTCTTAACCTTTATTACGTTATATTCCTGGTCTTTGCGATGCTGTACTTTTTGGTTCAAGTAAATGAAGCACAATATGAGTCACGCTAAATGTTTGGAGT
Coding sequences:
- the LOC101070569 gene encoding rho-related GTP-binding protein RhoN-like isoform X1 translates to MESNKGSLRCKIVVVGDTQCGKTALLHVFAKDSYPENYVPTVFENYTASFEIDKQRIELNMWDTSGSAYYDNVRPLAYPDADAVLICFDVSRPETLDSVTKKWQGETQEFCPGAKVVLVGCKLDMRTDLSVMRELAKHRLIPVTHEQGTNLARQIGAVAYAECTSRYSENSVRDVFHVTTLASLSRIPHRPPLKRAGSRRGLKRVSQQPPRTEIHEHPPTVRKDRAKSCVLM